The region GCCAGTCGCACGGCATCGCCGTCCACCAGAACGGGCTCCGGAGCGATCGAGAGGGACAGGGTGTGCCCCTCGGCGTCCAGGATGGGCTGTGAGGTCTCGACGGCTCTCGCGACGACGGCGGCCAGCTCCAGGGGCTCGCGTCTCAGCTCCACCCGCCCCCGCATGATGCGCGACATGTCCAGGAGATCGTCCACCACGCGCACGAGATGCTCCACCTGGCGCTCGATCATCTCGCGAGCGCGGACGGAGATGGCCGGGTCGGCCCCGGGGAGCTTGAGAAGCTGGAGCGCGTTGCTGATCGGCGCGAGGGGATTCCGAAGCTCGTGGCCGAGGAGCGCGAGGAACTCGTCCTTGCGCCGGTCGGCGTCCCGCAGGGCGTCGTAGAGACGCGCCGTCTCGACGGCGGTTCGCTTGCGCTCGTCGACGTCCATGCACACGCCCACCATGCGGCTCGGGCGCCCGTTCTCGTCCACGAGGAGCTTCCCCCTCCCCTCCACCCAGCGCACCGTGCCGTCCGGAAGCACGATCCGGTATTCGATGCGGTGCTCCTTTCCTTCCTGCAGCGTTCTCCGCAGCGAATCGAGGACGTATTCGCGATCCTCGGGGTGGATGTCGCTCTGGTACGCCTCGAAGGTCCCCTCGAACGATCCGGGCTCGAGGCCGTGAATCGCTTCGAGGCCCGGAGACCAGGTGACCTGGTGCGATCCGATCCGCCATTCCCAGGATCCCATCCGCCCCGCGTCCAGCGCGAGACGGAGCCGCTCCTCGCTCTCGCGCAGCGTCTCCTCCGCGATCCGATGCTCGGTGATGTCGATGGCCATGCCGCCGACGAGGGGATCCTGCCCGCTCGCGCCGGGGATCAAGAACTTGCTCACCCAGGAGTGATGGATCCGCCCGTCTTCCTGCGCCAGCGTCTCCACGGCCTGAACCCCGGACGGGCTGCTCAGCGCCAGACGATCGTTGGCGCGGAACTGCGCCGCCGTGCTCGGCGGGAAGACCTCCTCGTCCGTCTTCCCGTAGAGATCCTGCCGCGACCTGCGAAAGGTGTTCACCGCGGCATCGTTCGCGTACACGTAGCGGCCCTCGCGATCCTTGATCCACGCAAGGCCTGGAAGGTGCTCCATGAAGAGACGGAATCGTTCTTCGAACTCGCGACGGGCCGACTCCGCTCGCGCCTGGGCGGCCATGTCCCATTCCGCCCGAAGGCGCGCCGTGTGCATCCGTTCTCCGAGAGCCGCGATGCCGACCGCCACGAGCAGGTAGAACGACAGGCCCGCGACACGCGTGGGGTCCGGAACGAAAGGCGCGCCGGGGGAAGGGAGGATGAGGATCGCGGCGGCCATGGCGCCCAGGATGGTCGCCGTGAGCGCCGGACCGCGTCCCCCGTACCAGGCCGAGAACAGGACGGCGAGGAAGAGGGTGGCGAACGGAAACTCGGTCCCCAGGAGCGGGTTCAAGGCCAGTCGAACGGCCGTGGCCAGAACCACGGCAAGCACGGCCACCACGTAGGGCGCAGCGATCAGACTGGGACGGGGCACCCCGAGATACTAGACTGGTTCCGCATGCACCGCACCCGCGCCGTCAAGGCCGTGGCACCCCGTGCTTCCGGGGCGCGCGCCCGCGGTACTCCCGCCTGGATCCCCCTTTCGATCGCGCTCGTCACCCTTCTCGCGATGGGTCCGTCCCTCCAGAACGGATTCACGAACTGGGACGATCCGGAGTACGTGCTCGAGAACCCTCTGGTCCGCGATCTCTCGCCGTCCGGACTCCGGGCCATCGCCACCTCGTTCCTCGACGGGAACTATCATCCGCTGACCGTGCTCTCGCTCGCGCTGGACTACCGGTTCTCCGGCCTCGATCCCTCCGGATACCACCGCACGAATGTCGCGATCCACGTGCTGGCCGCGCTCGCGGTGTTCTGGCTCGTCCTCGTCCTGACGGGCTCGTGGGAGCTCTCCGCGTTCGTCGCGCTCTTCCACGGCGTCCACCCGATGCACGTCGAGTCCGTGGCCTGGGTGACCGCGCGAAAGGACCTGCTCTACGGCCTCTTCTACTTCCTCGCCTGCGCGAGCTACGCGATCTGGCTGCGCGGCGAGCGCCGGAAGTTCCTCGCGGTCGCCATGACCGTTCTCTTCTTCGTTGGATCGCTTCTCTCCAAGGGCATGGCCGTCACGCTGCCGCTCGCCCTCCTGGCGATCGACTTCCATCTCGGCCGGAAGTGGAGCTGGAAGGTCCAGGTCGTGGAGAAGGCCCCGTTCTTCGTGCTCGCGCTCGCATTCGGGATCCTCGCCGTGGTGGCCCAGCGCGCCGAGGGCGCCGTGCAGGAGATCGCGCGGTTCCCGCTCCACGAGCGCCTCCTGTTCGCGGCACACGGACTCGTGAACTACGCCGTCCGCGCGGTGGTGCCGGTCCACCTCTCCGCGTTCCATCCCTACCCGGTGAAGGAGGGAGGCTTCCTTCCTGTCGGGTACTACCTCGCCCCCCTCGCGCTGGCGCTCCTCGCGGCGCTCGTCGTCCGGAGCCTTCGCCGCGGAAGGACGATCGCGTTCGGCGCCCTCTTCTTCGCGATCAACCTCGTTCTGGTGCTGCAGCTCATCCCCGTCGGCAGCGCGGCGGTGGCGGAGCGTTACACGTACGTTCCGTACGTCGGGATCGGTCTCGCGCTCGGTGGCGCGGCACTCGCGCTTCGAGGCCGCGGCGAGGGGCGCGCGCCGGCCGCCCGAACCGCCGCGCGCATCCTGCTCGCCGGGTTCGTGATCGTGCTCGTCGTGCTGGCGCGGGACCGGGCGCGCGTGTGGCACGACAGCGTGGCGCTGTGGACGGACGTCGTCGAGCGCTACCCGACGCTCCCGACCGCCCACACCCACCGGGCCTGGGGGCTCCAGGAGCAAGGGAACTTGGAGGGCGCGCTCGCGGACCTCGACCGGGCGCTGGCCCTGGACCCGGAGAACGAGGAGGCGCTCTCGACCCGGGGAACCGTTCACCTGATGCGCCAGGATTTCGGGCGCGCACGCGCGGATCTCGATCGAGCCTTGCGCTTGCGGCCGGAGTCGAGCGCCGCGTGGAACAATCGCGGGCTCGTCCGTCTGAACCAGGGCGACACGAGCGGGGCGGTCGAGGACTTCACCCGCGCGATCGAGCTGAGCCCCCGTTCCCACGAGGGCTACCTGAACCGCGCGGTCGCGCTCGGCGGGATGAAGCGTTATCCCGAGGCTCTCTCGGATATCGACTTGGCCGTCGGGCTCATGCCGGACAACGCGCGCGCGCATCTCCTGCGAGGCGTGACACGGTACGAGATGGGGGACGCGGCGGGTGCCCTGGAAGCGATCGACACGGCGATCCGGCTGCATCCCCAGGCCGCCGAGGCGTACGCCGCGCGCGCCCAGGCGCTGGAGCGCCTCGGGAGATTCACGGAAGCGCTCCAGGACGCAGAGCGTGCGCGTGCCGGCGGGCATCCCCTTCAGGAAGAGTATCTCGAGACGCTTCGCAGGGCCGCCGCCACGCGCTGAGCCCTCGCGGGTCAGCGTCCCGCATTACAACGCGCGGAACGGCAGCGGGCAGTTCCTGGCCACTGCAGGGAAGGGGCTCGAGCGCGCTCCACGATCCGTCGACCCCTCGGAGGCCACTCGTTTCGGCGAACGCGTCCAAGGTGACGATCGTACCTGGACCGCCCTCGTGGATCGTTCTCGGCCCCTCGGCTCTGGGCAACTCACCCTTTGCCTTGAGCTTTCCCGTAGCGACGGGAGGGCGCCGGCGTGTCCCAAAACTGCACTCACGCTCCATTCATGGCCCCCCAGGGTACACGGCGGACCGCGTTCATGGTAACGTAAGTACCTTGAAAGCAAGGCTGTGATGCTCGCGTCCGGACCGCGGCATACCGTATGCTGCATCGGGTGCTCGACGTCGGCGGTGCCTCTCGTCGCATCGCAACTTGGACTCTGAGGACGAAGGGAAGCGCCCCGGATGATCCCTGCGACTACCGTCCTCATCGGTGGCATCACCTCCTTGGCGACCGTGGATCCGCCCCACGGCCGGGCGTTCGAGCCCGGCGAACGGGACATGGCTCGGGCGAACGAGCTTCGTGAAGCCGTACGCGCAGGAGGAATGCATTGAATTTCGCAAGCGGCATGTCCACGTTCGGCGATCTCGCCACACGACGCCGGTTCCTCAAGGTCTTCGGAGCGGCGCTGGCCGCATGTCTCGGGGGCGTCGCGTCGCTGACTCCCTTTCGCAAGGCATTCGCGGCGCCTCCGACCTGGTCGACCGTGCCGAATCAGATCTGGACCGTCGGCGTTCCGGTGAACCTGGACCTCTCTTCCTACTGCAACGATCCCGATGCCGATCCCCTCACGTTCACCCTGAGCCAGCCGCTACCGCCGGGGCTCACGCTGAACGGGAGCATCATCTCCGGAACGCCGACCGCGACCTTCGCCCCTGCCACGTTCGTCGCGACTGCCGACGACCGGGACACGACCGCGCCGGCGCCGCCGACGGATCTGAGAACTCGATGAGGTGAGCGCATGACGCAAGTTTCTTCCAACCCGTTCACGATCCA is a window of Candidatus Eisenbacteria bacterium DNA encoding:
- a CDS encoding tetratricopeptide repeat protein; translated protein: MHRTRAVKAVAPRASGARARGTPAWIPLSIALVTLLAMGPSLQNGFTNWDDPEYVLENPLVRDLSPSGLRAIATSFLDGNYHPLTVLSLALDYRFSGLDPSGYHRTNVAIHVLAALAVFWLVLVLTGSWELSAFVALFHGVHPMHVESVAWVTARKDLLYGLFYFLACASYAIWLRGERRKFLAVAMTVLFFVGSLLSKGMAVTLPLALLAIDFHLGRKWSWKVQVVEKAPFFVLALAFGILAVVAQRAEGAVQEIARFPLHERLLFAAHGLVNYAVRAVVPVHLSAFHPYPVKEGGFLPVGYYLAPLALALLAALVVRSLRRGRTIAFGALFFAINLVLVLQLIPVGSAAVAERYTYVPYVGIGLALGGAALALRGRGEGRAPAARTAARILLAGFVIVLVVLARDRARVWHDSVALWTDVVERYPTLPTAHTHRAWGLQEQGNLEGALADLDRALALDPENEEALSTRGTVHLMRQDFGRARADLDRALRLRPESSAAWNNRGLVRLNQGDTSGAVEDFTRAIELSPRSHEGYLNRAVALGGMKRYPEALSDIDLAVGLMPDNARAHLLRGVTRYEMGDAAGALEAIDTAIRLHPQAAEAYAARAQALERLGRFTEALQDAERARAGGHPLQEEYLETLRRAAATR
- a CDS encoding ATP-binding protein, coding for MPRPSLIAAPYVVAVLAVVLATAVRLALNPLLGTEFPFATLFLAVLFSAWYGGRGPALTATILGAMAAAILILPSPGAPFVPDPTRVAGLSFYLLVAVGIAALGERMHTARLRAEWDMAAQARAESARREFEERFRLFMEHLPGLAWIKDREGRYVYANDAAVNTFRRSRQDLYGKTDEEVFPPSTAAQFRANDRLALSSPSGVQAVETLAQEDGRIHHSWVSKFLIPGASGQDPLVGGMAIDITEHRIAEETLRESEERLRLALDAGRMGSWEWRIGSHQVTWSPGLEAIHGLEPGSFEGTFEAYQSDIHPEDREYVLDSLRRTLQEGKEHRIEYRIVLPDGTVRWVEGRGKLLVDENGRPSRMVGVCMDVDERKRTAVETARLYDALRDADRRKDEFLALLGHELRNPLAPISNALQLLKLPGADPAISVRAREMIERQVEHLVRVVDDLLDMSRIMRGRVELRREPLELAAVVARAVETSQPILDAEGHTLSLSIAPEPVLVDGDAVRLAQVVSNLLHNAAKYTARGGTISLSAAREGDQAVIRVNDTGAGIAPEIRDRIFDMFYQGSRGENLRGGLGIGLSVVKGLTELHGGTVEVHSEGAGRGSEFIVRLPLLKREEREAGSAVSLEGGESGAWPSRRVLVVDDNRDAAESLALLLRLEGLEVMVAYDAESAHAIAVASPPQVAFLDLGLPSVDGYELARRFQADPALRGVALVALTGWGQPEDRQRTREAGFARHLVKPVPPATLRGILAELPAVPGNGSPRRGGDPTSRSNAEEPS